From one Conyzicola nivalis genomic stretch:
- a CDS encoding DUF4383 domain-containing protein, which yields MPRQLRAITASPNRLVALLVGAVYVLLGLVGFAASWGADFFAPHGGLLLGVQVNGFHNLVHLAIGAALVACGLAAAGVARTGNAVIGTVVLLLALVGLFLVGSPANLLALNGAGNVLHSGTAVVLLAVGLGADKGDSQKKGSEPATRTR from the coding sequence GTGCCGCGTCAGCTCCGCGCGATCACGGCCTCGCCGAACCGCCTCGTCGCGCTTCTCGTCGGTGCCGTCTACGTGCTGCTCGGGTTGGTCGGTTTCGCTGCGAGCTGGGGTGCCGACTTCTTCGCCCCGCACGGCGGGCTGCTGCTCGGTGTGCAGGTCAACGGCTTCCACAACCTCGTGCACCTGGCGATCGGGGCCGCGCTCGTGGCGTGCGGCCTGGCCGCCGCGGGCGTCGCGAGAACGGGCAACGCGGTGATCGGCACGGTGGTGCTGCTGCTCGCGCTGGTGGGGCTGTTCCTCGTCGGCTCGCCGGCTAATCTGCTCGCCCTGAACGGCGCGGGCAACGTGCTGCATTCCGGAACGGCGGTCGTTCTGCTCGCGGTGGGCCTCGGTGCCGACAAGGGCGATTCCCAGAAAAAGGGTTCTGAACCGGCCACCCGCACTCGCTAG
- a CDS encoding DUF2470 domain-containing protein, which yields MPIFEASTVSAVIDHMNNDHPEDNLLIVRAFATADATAAVMSDVDDLGGTWTYEAGDATAELTVPWPAPITERAEIRREIVALYDTACARLGVEPRPH from the coding sequence GTGCCCATCTTCGAAGCCTCCACCGTGTCCGCCGTGATCGACCACATGAACAACGACCACCCGGAAGACAATCTGCTGATCGTGCGGGCCTTCGCAACCGCGGATGCCACGGCGGCGGTCATGAGCGACGTGGACGACCTCGGCGGCACCTGGACCTACGAGGCGGGCGACGCGACCGCCGAACTCACCGTGCCGTGGCCCGCGCCCATCACCGAGCGCGCCGAGATCCGCCGCGAGATCGTCGCCCTCTACGACACCGCCTGCGCTCGCCTCGGCGTCGAGCCCCGCCCGCACTAG
- a CDS encoding dienelactone hydrolase family protein, with protein MAELVPIPSPGAAVYYGLPGSPLVVIAHDWYGRLPWLEPYATALASQGYRVVVPDFYGGFATIDPETAADLRDDLDTGSALAAIDDLVAESRLEGSTRVGLIGFSMGGWIALLHAQGGDADAVVAYYATLGTEEHGIIPCPVLLNLAENDDFQPGAEPESFVARLEDHGTPVTEYVYLGTEHSFANANLSGALDNRSAALAFARTASFFDKHLVD; from the coding sequence ATGGCCGAACTCGTTCCGATTCCCTCCCCCGGTGCCGCCGTCTACTACGGCCTGCCGGGTTCCCCCCTCGTGGTCATCGCCCACGACTGGTACGGACGGCTGCCGTGGCTCGAGCCCTACGCCACCGCACTCGCGAGCCAGGGCTACCGGGTGGTCGTGCCCGACTTCTACGGCGGATTCGCCACCATCGATCCCGAGACGGCCGCCGACCTACGCGACGATCTCGACACGGGCTCGGCTCTGGCTGCCATCGACGACCTCGTCGCCGAATCCCGGCTCGAGGGCTCGACCCGCGTCGGCCTCATCGGCTTTTCGATGGGTGGCTGGATCGCGCTGCTGCACGCCCAGGGCGGCGATGCGGATGCGGTGGTCGCCTATTACGCGACGCTCGGCACCGAGGAGCACGGCATCATTCCCTGCCCGGTGCTGCTCAACCTCGCCGAGAACGACGACTTCCAGCCGGGGGCCGAGCCGGAGTCGTTCGTCGCCCGTCTCGAAGACCACGGCACCCCCGTTACCGAGTACGTCTACCTGGGCACCGAGCACTCGTTCGCCAACGCGAATCTCTCGGGCGCACTCGACAACCGCTCGGCCGCGCTCGCCTTCGCCCGCACGGCCTCGTTCTTCGACAAGCACCTGGTCGACTGA
- a CDS encoding TerC family protein, with amino-acid sequence MNVTPAVWLITIAITIAFFVYEFFVHVRKPHEPSIAESARWSVFYISLALLFGVGIGLTSGWNFGGEYFAGYVTEKALSIDNLFVFLIIMSGFAVPKAYQQKVLMIGIIIALVLRGVFIAVGATLIENVSWIFYIFGALLLVLAWRQAFGNHESDPANGRLVMFARRILPITDDYHRDRISVKIDGKRFFTPMLLTIVAIGLVDIVFAVDSIPAIYGLTEEAYIVFTANAFALMGLRQLFFLIGGLLERLVYLAQGLAVILGFIGVKLVLHALHVNELPFVNGGENVLWAPEIPIWFSLLFIGATIAVATIASLRKTRDSEPASAVETGTREDA; translated from the coding sequence GTGAACGTGACCCCTGCCGTCTGGCTCATCACCATCGCCATCACCATCGCCTTCTTCGTCTACGAGTTCTTCGTGCACGTCCGGAAGCCGCACGAACCGAGCATCGCCGAGTCCGCGCGCTGGTCGGTGTTCTACATCAGCCTCGCGTTGCTCTTCGGAGTCGGGATCGGCCTCACCTCGGGCTGGAACTTCGGCGGCGAGTACTTCGCCGGCTACGTGACCGAGAAGGCCCTGTCGATCGACAACCTGTTCGTCTTCCTCATCATCATGAGCGGGTTCGCGGTGCCGAAGGCCTACCAGCAGAAGGTGCTGATGATCGGCATCATCATCGCCCTCGTGCTGCGCGGGGTGTTCATCGCGGTCGGAGCGACCCTCATCGAAAACGTGTCGTGGATCTTCTACATCTTCGGCGCCCTGCTGCTCGTGCTCGCCTGGCGTCAAGCCTTCGGCAACCATGAAAGCGACCCGGCCAACGGACGCCTCGTTATGTTCGCCCGCCGCATCCTGCCGATCACCGACGACTACCACCGCGACCGCATCTCGGTGAAGATCGACGGCAAGCGCTTCTTCACGCCGATGCTGCTCACCATCGTCGCTATCGGGCTCGTCGACATCGTGTTCGCGGTCGACTCGATCCCGGCCATCTACGGGCTCACCGAAGAGGCCTACATCGTGTTCACGGCGAACGCGTTCGCGCTTATGGGGCTGCGCCAGCTCTTCTTCCTCATCGGCGGACTGCTCGAGCGTCTCGTGTACCTGGCCCAGGGGCTCGCGGTGATCCTCGGCTTCATCGGCGTCAAGCTGGTGCTGCACGCCCTGCACGTGAACGAGCTCCCGTTCGTGAATGGCGGAGAGAACGTGCTGTGGGCCCCCGAGATCCCGATCTGGTTCTCGCTGCTCTTCATCGGCGCGACCATCGCCGTCGCCACGATCGCGAGCCTGCGCAAGACGCGCGACTCCGAGCCGGCCTCAGCGGTGGAGACGGGCACGCGCGAAGACGCCTAG
- a CDS encoding SHOCT domain-containing protein — MRWDIFGGVFEYLFLLVVFGAYLFMFIWIVYDLFRDRTLGGWAKAVWLVFLVFVPFLTALVYLIARGAGMADRARARPEQAPEYSDEYVRSVSFANPAAEIAKAKTLLDQGILSAGEFDALKAKALGKKF; from the coding sequence ATGCGCTGGGACATTTTCGGCGGTGTATTCGAGTACCTGTTTCTCTTGGTCGTCTTCGGCGCGTACCTGTTCATGTTCATCTGGATCGTGTACGACCTGTTCCGCGACCGGACGCTGGGCGGCTGGGCCAAGGCGGTCTGGCTGGTCTTCCTGGTCTTCGTGCCGTTTCTCACCGCGCTCGTCTACCTGATCGCCCGGGGCGCCGGCATGGCCGACCGGGCCCGCGCCCGTCCCGAGCAGGCGCCCGAGTACAGCGACGAGTACGTGCGTTCCGTCTCTTTCGCGAACCCGGCCGCCGAGATCGCCAAGGCCAAGACCCTGCTCGACCAGGGCATCCTCTCCGCGGGCGAATTCGATGCGCTCAAGGCGAAGGCGCTCGGTAAGAAGTTCTAG